A window of Primulina tabacum isolate GXHZ01 chromosome 4, ASM2559414v2, whole genome shotgun sequence contains these coding sequences:
- the LOC142543533 gene encoding protein NRT1/ PTR FAMILY 2.7-like gives MNGLAAAVPQAGAGGRRGGWITFPFLIATLTGLTLAAGGWVSNLIVYLIQEFNFKSISAAQIYNFVNGSITMFPIIGAIIADSFVGCFSVIWFSSIISLLGILLILLTAAFNQLRPPACENGSNLCKHPSQLQLAVLYLALTLSSLGNAGTRFTIAPMGADQFDAPENQSVYFNWYIITMYIATVVSSTTIVFVEDNVSWTLGFGLCVGANVIGLAVFLSGRRFYRLVKPKGSPFKSLACVIVAAFSKRRMLLSEKSEDYYHGSDEDATETFAKNPTKFFRFLDRAALVTEDGSISNPWKQTTVQQVEDLKTLIKIFPLWSTGLFLCTPLAIQLSLAIIQALTMDRHLGSRFKIPAGTIPVFILLSTSLTILLLDRLIFPLWKKITTKPLTLLQRVGIGHACTVISMAVSAVVESRRLKLVRSNNLQTQVNAIVPMSVFWLVPPLALAGIGEAFHFPGNVALYYQEFPESLKSTSTAAIAMFIGIAFYISNVIIDLIQRTTGWLPDDINHGRLDNVYWFCCIMGATNFAFYLVCSSVYKYKNVQKYENRSNKGEMI, from the exons ATGAACGGCTTGGCAGCAGCAGTCCCACAAGCTGGAGCTGGCGGCAGGCGGGGCGGATGGATCACCTTTCCTTTTCTCATAG CGACTTTGACAGGGCTAACACTGGCAGCGGGAGGCTGGGTGTCAAACCTTATAGTTTATCTGATACAAGAGTTCAACTTTAAGAGCATAAGTGCTGCGCAGATTTACAACTTTGTGAATGGCAGTATTACGATGTTTCCGATCATCGGAGCAATAATTGCGGATTCCTTTGTTGGATGCTTCTCAGTCATCTGGTTTTCGTCTATTATATCTTTGCTG GGCATATTGTTAATACTTTTAACAGCAGCATTCAACCAACTGAGACCTCCAGCATGTGAAAATGGATCAAACCTTTGTAAACACCCTTCACAACTCCAACTGGCGGTCTTGTATCTTGCATTAACCCTTTCGTCTCTAGGCAATGCTGGCACACGTTTCACTATCGCCCCCATGGGAGCTGATCAATTCGACGCTCCAGAGAATCAATCGGTGTATTTCAACTGGTACATTATCACAATGTACATTGCCACAGTTGTGAGCTCCACGACCATTGTGTTTGTCGAAGACAATGTTAGTTGGACACTAGGTTTTGGTCTTTGTGTTGGGGCTAACGTGATCGGTTTAGCTGTTTTCTTGTCTGGAAGACGGTTTTATCGTCTTGTTAAGCCAAAAGGGAGCCCTTTTAAGAGTTTAGCTTGTGTTATTGTTGCCGCGTTTAGTAAAAGAAGGATGCTTCTTTCAGAGAAAAGTGAAGATTATTACCATGGTTCGGATGAAGATGCCACAGAAACGTTTGCTAAGAATCCCACTAAGTTTTTCAG GTTCTTGGACAGGGCAGCGTTAGTAACCGAAGACGGATCCATCTCTAATCCATGGAAACAAACAACAGTACAACAAGTAGAAGATCTCAAGACCCTCATTAAAATCTTCCCATTATGGTCTACTGGTTTATTCCTGTGCACACCACTAGCCATCCAACTAAGTTTAGCCATCATCCAGGCCTTGACCATGGATCGTCACCTCGGATCTCGTTTCAAAATCCCAGCAGGAACAATACCAGTCTTCATATTATTATCAACTTCCCTCACCATTCTCCTTTTAGACAGATTGATATTCCCACTCTGGAAGAAAATCACCACAAAGCCACTCACACTTCTACAACGTGTCGGTATAGGGCATGCTTGTACTGTAATCAGCATGGCTGTTTCAGCAGTTGTTGAGTCTAGGCGACTAAAATTAGTACGATCCAACAATCTGCAAACCCAAGTCAATGCTATCGTTCCTATGTCAGTATTTTGGTTGGTGCCACCATTGGCTTTAGCCGGTATAGGAGAAGCATTTCATTTTCCAGGAAATGTTGCTTTGTATTATCAGGAATTCCCAGAATCATTGAAGAGTACTTCAACTGCAGCTATTGCTATGTTTATTGGCATTGCCTTCTATATTAGTAATGTCATTATCGATCTTATTCAAAGGACGACTGGATGGTTACCGGACGATATAAACCACGGGAGGCTTGATAATGTATACTGGTTCTGTTGTATAATGGGAGCTACGAATTTCGCCTTCTATCTCGTGTGCTCGTCCGTTTACAAGTACAAAAATGTTCAAAAATACGAAAATCGCAGCAACAAAGGTGAGATGATTTAG
- the LOC142543532 gene encoding uncharacterized protein LOC142543532: MEGSGNERLDPFLNCVQAFKNVVSPLESNFRKIAKNFENCVFGVPRNGYLNICADDTAIELVRRNCSAGSSIDHHVAINGDVRKNANFPVEIFTGLFARYCGNKKLSNASVGADGVENLKERRGADNDLKVGRNLNGNVLHFEMAWSVLIDGFFSFSHNPIQDRKSEIREQKLMVKGGRGACINGFSSNLKFGRLKGVPLSVILVPSVNDTKDEGINSAADQNGIEADSPQKLDQELLGVPLSDKEGFRPILPTISSTELSRLLPSIRRSLKEDHPDKKKLLIVQAFFRYTEAEGKKLFQELDRDVDGKVSFQCLEVAIRKHKLPKSHDREFMYHSRSYLLPSKRLQKDSRRILSEAANMGAISPNVEIPADSVFKSALAGGISCSLSATIMHPIDTIKTQVQASTLSFSEILSMVPQLGVQGLYKGSIPAILGQFSSHGLRTGICEASKCVLIKFAPTLPEIQVQSLSSFCSTFLGTIMRIPCEVLKQRLQVGLYDNVGEAIAGTWQQNGLRGFFRGTGMTLCREIPFYVAGSSIYDESKKAAQKLLGRELQPWETVVVGALSGGFTAVSTTPFDVIKTRMMTASEGRSAAFSVVLFSILRHEGPLGLFKGAIPRFFWVAPLGAMNFAGYELIRKAMD, encoded by the exons ATGGAGGGGTCTGGAAATGAACGATTGGATCCCTTTTTGAATTGTGTTCAGGCATTCAAGAATGTGGTTTCGCCTCTAGAATCGAATTTTCGAAAGATAGCAAAGAATTTTGAGAATTGCGTTTTTGGGGTTCCCAGAAATGGCTATTTAAATATTTGTGCCGATGACACTGCTATCGAGCTTGTGAGGAGAAACTGCAGTGCCGGTTCAAGTATCGATCATCATGTAGCGATTAATGGTGATGTAAGGAAAAATGCAAACTTTCCCGTGGAAATATTCACTGGACTGTTTGCAAGATATTGTGGAAATAAAAAACTTAGTAATGCTAGTGTTGGTGCTGAcggagttgagaatttgaaagaGAGGCGTGGAGCCGATAATGATTTGAAAGTAGGCAGGAATTTGAATGGGAATGTTCTGCACTTTGAAATGGCATGGTCAGTTCTGATTGACGGTTTTTTTAGCTTCTCTCATAATCCAATCCAGGATAGGAAAAGTGAAATTAGGGAGCAGAAATTGATGGTTAAAG GTGGTAGAGGAGCATGTATAAATGGATTTTCGAGTAACCTGAAGTTTGGGCGACTGAAAGGTGTGCCGCTGAGTGTTATTTTGGTTCCTTCGGTGAATGACACGAAGGATGAAGGGATTAATAGTGCTGCTGACCAGAATGGCATTGAAGCTGATTCGCCTCAGAAGTTGGATCAGGAGTTACTTGGTGTTCCTTTGTCTGATAAAGAAGGTTTCAGACCAATTCTGCCCACCATATCATCGACAGAATTATCCAGACTTCTGCCTTCCATAAGGAGATCGTTGAAAGAAGATCATCCTGACAAGAAGAAACTGTTAATAGTCCAGGCTTTCTTCAGATATACAGAGGCTGAAG GAAAGAAGCTTTTTCAGGAATTGGACAGAGATGTTGATGGGAAAGTTTCTTTTCAATGTCTTGAAGTTGCTATCAGAAAGCATAAATTGCCTAAGAGTCATGATCGTGAATTTATGTATCATTCAAGGAGTTACTTGCTGCCATCGAAACGGCTTCAAAAAGACTCGCG AAGGATTTTGTCTGAAGCTGCTAACATGGGTGCTATTTCTCCGAATGTGGAAATACCTGCTGATAGTGTTTTTAAATCAGCGTTGGCTGGAGGAATATCTTGTTCATTATCTGCCACTATAATGCACCCCATTGACACGATTAAG ACACAGGTCCAAGCTTCAACCCTTAGCTTCTCAGAAATTTTATCGATGGTTCCTCAACTTGGAGTCCAGGGATTATATAAGGGGTCAATTCCAGCTATTTTAGGGCAATTTTCAAG CCATGGATTGCGAACTGGAATCTGCGAAGCAAGCAAGTgtgttttaataaaatttgCACCGACACTTCCAGAAATACAG GTTCAATCTCTGTCATCATTCTGCAGCACTTTTCTTGGAACAATAATGAGGATTCCATGTGAGGTGTTGAAACAAAGGTTGCAGGTTGGCCTATACGACAATGTGGGAGAAGCTATTGCTGGAACTTGGCAGCAAAATGGTCTCAGGGGTTTTTTTCGTGGAACTGGGATGACCTTATGCCGAGAGATTCCATTCTATGTTGCCGGCTCAAGCATTTACGATGAATCCAAGAAG GCTGCTCAGAAGCTTCTTGGACGGGAGCTACAACCATGGGAAACAGTTGTTGTTGGAGCTTTGTCTGGTGGGTTTACTGCTGTGTCGACGACTCCTTTTGATGTAATAAAGACGAGGATGATGACTGCTTCTGAGGGCAGATCTGCAGCATTCTCAGTCGTGTTGTTCTCCATCTTACGTCATGAAGGGCCTCTTGGATTATTCAAAGGAGCCATTCCTCGGTTCTTCTGGGTTGCTCCACTTGGTGCCATGAATTTTGCTGGCTATGAACTCATAAGAAAAGCGATGGACTGA